TTATCTGCCCAAAGACGCGCTCGTCATCGTGGATGAAAGTCATCAGACGATTCCGCAGATTCGCGGCATGTTTCATGGCGATCAAACGCGCAAGCAAACGCTGGTAGATTATGGCTTCCGCTTGCCCAGCGCCAAGGATAATCGTCCACTGACATTCGAGGAGTGGATGGCGCGCGTCAATCAAGTGATCTGCGTCTCGGCCACGCCGGCAGAGTTTGAACTGCAACAAGCCGGCGGCGAATTTGTCGAGCAGGTGGTGCGTCCCACGGGACTGCTTGATCCAGAGGTCGAAGTCAGGCCAGTGCGACATCAGGTGGATGATCTGCTGGAGGAGATTCGCCAGCGGGTCGCCCGAAACGAGCGTGTCTTGGTGACCACGCTCACCAAGCGCATGGCCGAAGATTTAACGCAGTATTACACCGAGCTTGGGATTCGTGTCCGGTATTTGCACGCTGAAGTGGATACGCTCGACCGCGTGCGCATCTTGCGTGATCTACGACGCGGCGACTTTGATGTGCTCATAGGCGTCAATCTCCTGCGCGAAGGATTGGATTTACCTGAAGTCTCGTTAGTGGCCATTCTCGACGCTGACAAAGAAGGCTTCTTGCGCTCAGAGCGCTCGCTCATTCAAACCATTGGTCGCGCTGCCCGCCACGTCAACGGCAAAGCCATCCTGTATGCCGACGTCATTACCGATTCAATGGATCGAGCCATTCGTGAAACACGTCGCCGCCGCGCCAAGCAGGAACAGTACAATGCGGCGCACGGTATTACCCCGCAGAGTATTATCAAGCCGATCGAAGCGACGCTATTGATGATTGCTGAAGCTGATTATTTCACTGTGCCGTTAGACGTGGACGAGTCAGCGCCGTATGACCCAGAGCGACTGGAGGACACACTCAAGCAATTGGAAACAGAGATGCGCGAAGCGGCCAAGGCGCTCCAGTTCGAACGCGCTGCTGAGCTGCGCGATAAGATACGCGCGCTTAAGAATCAAGCCTTGTTGGGGTGAGCCGAGCCGCCGCGCTCACTTATAGCCGATCACCGACAACATGCGTCCAACGCCGTGAGCCGATTCTCGCCGGTGCGAGAAAAACAGATCATTGTGGCACATTGTGCAAAGGTTCACGGTGAAGATATTGGACGGAGGAACGCCAGCGTGGATCAGTTGTTGCCGATTGGCCGCTGGTATGTCCAGATGCGCCTTGCCAGTGGGTTGATGATTATGGATGATGGCGTCGGCCCAGGCGAACGTGCGACTGTATAGCTCAGTGACGTCTTGCCCGACTTCGTAACAACAGACGCCAGCAGCCGGCCCAATCGCTGCCAGGCAGTCTGCCGCCTCCGTGCCGAATTCGCAATGCATTTGGGCGAGCGTTTTCTCCACGATCCGCGCGTATGTGCCGCGCCAGCCGGCATGAACAGCCGCGATGGCGCGTCGTTTCACATCGGCGATTAAGATCGGCACGCAATCGGCTGTTTGCACACCGAGCAGCAGGGCCGGCTGCCTGGCGATGAGGGCGTCACCGGCGCGCAACACATCGCCGCGCTCATCGCGGCCAGCAAGGATCACGTCAGCCGAGTGGATTTGTTTGAGCGTCACAAGCTTCATCTCTGTTGCGCCGATGGCTGCAAGGAATCGTTGACGATTATGCTGCACGCGACTGGGCGCATCGGCTGGGCAAAATCCTAAGTTCAGCGCGTTGGTTGGCAGTGGGCTCACGCCCTGTTGCCGCGTGCTGAACGCGTGGGTATACCCAGCCTGTTCCAGTGGTCGGCAAACGAGGAACGCAATGCCATCGTGTCGGCGCAATTGGAAAGCGTCAGTCAGGTTCATGGGCTGATAACGTTCAGAATGGCGCCCGCAATAGCTTGGTTGCCCGAAACAGTCCATCTGCCGATTGCAGGATTTTGCCTTTGAGGCGTGGCGGGTAGTCCGGGTGATCGGCGAGAAACTGTCGGACAATGGCGGCCGCGGCTTCGCTGTTATGACCGTTGAGCGTGGCGTCGAGCCAGTTTTTGACAAAGAAGATGTCGCCGGTGCGTTGAATCTCCT
This window of the Blastocatellia bacterium genome carries:
- the pgeF gene encoding peptidoglycan editing factor PgeF, which encodes MNLTDAFQLRRHDGIAFLVCRPLEQAGYTHAFSTRQQGVSPLPTNALNLGFCPADAPSRVQHNRQRFLAAIGATEMKLVTLKQIHSADVILAGRDERGDVLRAGDALIARQPALLLGVQTADCVPILIADVKRRAIAAVHAGWRGTYARIVEKTLAQMHCEFGTEAADCLAAIGPAAGVCCYEVGQDVTELYSRTFAWADAIIHNHQPTGKAHLDIPAANRQQLIHAGVPPSNIFTVNLCTMCHNDLFFSHRRESAHGVGRMLSVIGYK
- the uvrB gene encoding excinuclease ABC subunit UvrB, producing the protein MDFKLVSDYRPRGDQPEAIDALVRGLQEGRKWQVLLGITGSGKTYSVASVIERVNRPTLVMAHNKTLAAQLYQEFKTFFPHNAVEYFVSYYDYYQPEAYLPQTDTYIEKEVLINEEIDRMRLSATRALFERRDVIIVASVSCIYGLGDPDAYYDQLIFLEVGQRIRRSELLKKLVSIQYERNDEQFGRGTFRVRGDVVEVFPSYQDTAIRVEMWGDEIDALSTIDPLFGEVLERHQRIPIYPKTHFVMPPEMLQRAIRGIEQELEWWEAELKAAGKLIEAQRIRERTQYDLEMLRQFNFCRGIENYSRHLTGRRPGEPPPTLLDYLPKDALVIVDESHQTIPQIRGMFHGDQTRKQTLVDYGFRLPSAKDNRPLTFEEWMARVNQVICVSATPAEFELQQAGGEFVEQVVRPTGLLDPEVEVRPVRHQVDDLLEEIRQRVARNERVLVTTLTKRMAEDLTQYYTELGIRVRYLHAEVDTLDRVRILRDLRRGDFDVLIGVNLLREGLDLPEVSLVAILDADKEGFLRSERSLIQTIGRAARHVNGKAILYADVITDSMDRAIRETRRRRAKQEQYNAAHGITPQSIIKPIEATLLMIAEADYFTVPLDVDESAPYDPERLEDTLKQLETEMREAAKALQFERAAELRDKIRALKNQALLG